A genomic window from Blastococcus saxobsidens DD2 includes:
- a CDS encoding type III polyketide synthase, with product MSAAVVTGAGSALPATLEQQAAWDGFFARHYEGVRAAERIFLGAGVRRRHAVANPMDEDLSGWGTGARMARYIQEALPLGKQAVAGALDAAGLAPGDVGLFAVATCTGYATPGLDIRLASDLGMPPGLQRLLVGHMGCYAAIPGLAAVGDFVTARSRPAVLLCCELTSLHVQPAQPDLEQVVAHALFSDAAAAVVVEPGAARGHRLAGIVARTDASTADHMTWDVTDLGFRMGLSPRVPDVLSRHVGEVVDELLAEAGLRVEDVAGWAVHPGGPRIIDVVRDELGLAEEQVGASRRVLAEHGNCSSATVLLVLQELADVDGPIVAMAFGPGLTLYAALLLPA from the coding sequence GTGAGCGCCGCCGTCGTCACCGGTGCCGGATCGGCCCTACCCGCGACCCTGGAGCAGCAGGCGGCCTGGGACGGGTTCTTCGCCCGCCACTACGAGGGTGTCCGCGCCGCCGAGCGGATCTTCCTCGGCGCGGGCGTGCGCCGACGGCACGCCGTGGCCAACCCGATGGACGAGGACCTCAGCGGCTGGGGCACCGGCGCGCGGATGGCCCGCTACATCCAGGAGGCCCTCCCGCTGGGCAAGCAGGCGGTGGCCGGCGCGCTCGACGCCGCGGGGCTCGCGCCCGGCGACGTCGGGCTGTTCGCCGTCGCCACCTGCACCGGGTACGCCACCCCGGGGCTGGACATTCGGCTGGCCAGCGACCTGGGCATGCCGCCGGGGCTGCAGCGGCTGCTCGTCGGTCACATGGGCTGCTACGCGGCGATCCCCGGGCTGGCCGCCGTCGGTGACTTCGTCACCGCGCGGTCGCGCCCGGCCGTGCTGCTCTGCTGCGAGCTGACCAGCCTGCACGTGCAACCGGCCCAGCCCGACCTCGAGCAGGTCGTCGCGCACGCGCTGTTCTCCGACGCGGCGGCGGCCGTCGTCGTCGAGCCCGGGGCGGCCCGCGGCCACCGGCTGGCCGGCATCGTCGCCCGCACCGACGCCTCCACCGCCGACCACATGACGTGGGACGTCACCGACCTGGGGTTCCGCATGGGGCTGTCCCCCCGGGTGCCCGACGTGCTGTCCCGGCACGTCGGCGAGGTCGTCGACGAGTTGCTCGCCGAGGCAGGGCTGCGCGTGGAGGACGTCGCCGGCTGGGCCGTGCACCCGGGTGGCCCCCGGATCATCGACGTGGTGCGCGACGAGCTCGGCCTGGCCGAGGAGCAGGTCGGCGCCTCGCGCCGGGTGCTGGCCGAGCACGGCAACTGCTCGTCGGCCACCGTGCTGCTCGTGCTGCAGGAGCTCGCCGACGTCGACGGTCCGATCGTGGCCATGGCGTTCGGTCCCGGCCTGACGCTGTACGCCGCGCTGCTGCTGCCCGCCTGA
- a CDS encoding methyltransferase domain-containing protein, protein MIALEAETDLRRNDPAQYDQLADQWWEASGGFAALHWLAASRAEHIPPAATPGALLVDLACGGGLMAPHAARLGYRHVGVDLGTEGLRVARGHGLLPVRGSVLAVPLADGCADVVVAGEILEHVDDDVAVLAECARLLRPGGTLVIDALAATRLSRFLMVTVAEKLPGGPPPGIHDPALFVDRERLLAAADRLGLDLRLVGLRPSMRQAVAWALGRRESVRMKPIRSTAVVFAGYGRKR, encoded by the coding sequence GTGATCGCCCTGGAAGCGGAGACGGACCTGCGGCGCAACGACCCGGCGCAGTACGACCAGCTGGCCGACCAGTGGTGGGAGGCGTCCGGGGGCTTCGCCGCCCTGCACTGGCTGGCCGCGTCCCGCGCCGAGCACATCCCGCCCGCGGCCACGCCGGGAGCCCTGCTGGTCGATCTCGCCTGCGGCGGCGGGCTGATGGCACCGCACGCGGCCCGCCTCGGCTACCGGCACGTCGGCGTCGATCTCGGCACGGAGGGGCTGCGCGTGGCGCGCGGCCACGGGTTGCTGCCGGTGCGGGGATCGGTGCTCGCCGTGCCGCTGGCCGACGGGTGCGCCGACGTGGTCGTCGCCGGGGAGATCCTCGAGCACGTCGACGACGACGTCGCCGTGCTGGCCGAGTGCGCCCGGCTGCTCCGACCGGGCGGCACGCTCGTGATCGACGCGCTGGCGGCGACCCGGCTCAGCCGCTTCCTCATGGTGACCGTCGCCGAGAAGCTCCCGGGCGGGCCGCCCCCGGGCATCCACGACCCCGCCCTGTTCGTGGACCGGGAGCGGCTGCTGGCCGCTGCCGACCGGCTGGGCCTGGACCTCCGGCTGGTCGGCCTGCGGCCCTCGATGCGGCAGGCCGTAGCCTGGGCCCTGGGACGGCGCGAGTCGGTCCGGATGAAGCCGATCCGGTCCACCGCCGTCGTGTTCGCCGGCTACGGGCGGAAAAGGTGA
- a CDS encoding ribokinase, with translation MSVTVVGSLNEDVLLAVGRLPGRGETVVARTATFAPGGKGANQAAAAGLLGPGVHMVGRLGEDAAGDRQLAALAASRVNVRRVLRTTGVPTGSATIPVEDGSGENLIVVVPGANALLTAADVDVPSVREAQVLLLQLEVPLDAVEAAARAATGTVVLTPAPPRELPAALLERVDVLLPNEHELVHLAGAGPGDRSPAALADLARQVTRGAVVVTLGARGVLVVPADGGPALLQAPPPVAVVDTTGAGDCFSGALGQALAAGAGLPDAVRYAVAAAALSTTGPGARGALPDDETVRALLPRVPAATPVG, from the coding sequence GTGTCCGTCACCGTCGTCGGCAGCCTGAACGAGGACGTGCTGCTGGCCGTCGGCCGGCTGCCCGGGCGCGGTGAGACGGTCGTCGCCCGCACCGCCACCTTCGCGCCGGGCGGGAAGGGCGCGAACCAGGCCGCGGCGGCCGGGCTGCTGGGGCCGGGGGTGCACATGGTCGGCCGGCTCGGCGAGGACGCGGCCGGCGACCGGCAGCTGGCCGCCCTGGCCGCGTCCCGGGTCAACGTCCGCCGGGTGCTGCGCACCACCGGCGTCCCGACCGGGAGCGCGACGATCCCGGTGGAGGACGGCAGCGGGGAGAACCTCATCGTCGTCGTACCGGGAGCCAACGCGCTGCTGACGGCCGCCGACGTCGACGTCCCGTCGGTCCGCGAGGCTCAGGTGCTGCTCCTCCAGCTGGAGGTCCCGCTCGACGCCGTCGAGGCGGCCGCACGGGCCGCCACCGGCACCGTCGTCCTCACCCCCGCCCCGCCCCGGGAGCTCCCGGCCGCGCTGCTCGAGCGGGTGGACGTGCTGCTGCCGAACGAGCACGAGCTCGTGCACCTGGCGGGCGCCGGGCCCGGCGACCGCTCCCCCGCCGCGCTCGCCGACCTGGCCCGCCAGGTGACGCGTGGGGCCGTCGTCGTCACGCTGGGCGCGCGGGGCGTCCTGGTGGTCCCGGCGGACGGCGGTCCGGCACTGCTGCAGGCGCCGCCGCCGGTGGCCGTCGTCGACACCACCGGGGCGGGCGACTGCTTCAGCGGTGCGCTGGGTCAGGCGCTGGCCGCCGGCGCCGGGCTCCCGGATGCCGTCCGGTACGCCGTCGCCGCCGCGGCACTGTCCACCACCGGTCCCGGCGCGCGCGGGGCACTCCCGGACGACGAGACCGTTCGAGCACTGCTGCCCCGGGTCCCGGCCGCCACCCCGGTCGGCTGA
- a CDS encoding TetR/AcrR family transcriptional regulator: MTAALDLVPADDSSAPVRRSRAERQAIVLDTAERLFAGRSSRSVGMDELVRETGLGKMTVYRLFKSKDDLVGAYLTRKAATVLAFIDAELDRLEGDPRAALLSVVDAVERDVTRTGFRGCPFTNVSSEYDDPQHPARSAAADYKFELHARLERLADGIVPGDGDDLAAQIHLIIDGMYLSGGLLGPDGPAAHGRQLAERLIEIAVDQG; this comes from the coding sequence GTGACCGCCGCCCTGGATCTCGTTCCCGCCGACGACAGCTCGGCGCCGGTCCGCCGTAGCCGCGCCGAGCGGCAGGCGATCGTGCTGGACACCGCCGAGCGGCTCTTCGCCGGTCGCAGCTCGCGCAGCGTCGGGATGGATGAGCTGGTCCGCGAGACCGGCCTGGGCAAGATGACGGTGTACCGGCTCTTCAAGAGCAAGGACGACCTCGTCGGGGCCTACCTCACCCGCAAGGCGGCCACGGTACTGGCGTTCATCGACGCCGAGCTGGACAGGCTCGAGGGCGACCCGCGCGCCGCGCTGCTGTCCGTGGTCGACGCCGTCGAGCGGGACGTCACCCGCACCGGCTTCCGCGGCTGCCCGTTCACCAACGTCAGCAGCGAGTACGACGACCCGCAGCACCCGGCGCGCAGCGCGGCGGCCGACTACAAGTTCGAGCTGCACGCCCGCCTGGAGCGCCTGGCCGACGGGATCGTGCCCGGAGACGGGGACGACCTGGCCGCCCAGATCCACCTGATCATCGACGGCATGTACCTGTCCGGCGGCCTGCTGGGCCCCGACGGGCCCGCCGCCCACGGCCGGCAGCTGGCCGAGCGGCTCATCGAGATCGCGGTCGACCAGGGCTGA